The Rhododendron vialii isolate Sample 1 chromosome 5a, ASM3025357v1 genome contains a region encoding:
- the LOC131327106 gene encoding pentatricopeptide repeat-containing protein At1g52640, mitochondrial-like, with product MTLFLKRNNFYGKVKRMFFFCTAHHRNRKFGKRKQIGKPSELCNGKPPESSMVIASLSSSSSITHHLLQYLRFHLSHPHNPKPHFLSHLYPTHHHNPKPFSSQPLSSQPLNPNPNPDPPPQLVNDLSRTLSDYRNPHHDLESALTPFSPNISTNLVEQVLKRCKNLGFSAHRFFLWALRHPGFKPTKETHHILVSILGSSKQFPLIWDFLAEWKDTQCCEIEPEIFWVVFRAYSRANLPADAIRAFGKMADFGVGFGNDDVDKLLYELCKRKHVRHAQGFFDRVKSEVEPSAKSYSILMRGWGDIGESGEARKVFDEMLESGCCVDLLAYNSMLQSLCKGGSVEEAYKLFREMGSKGLEPDAFTYSIFIHAACDANDIHSAFRVLDRMKRYELVPNVYTYNAIIKRLCKNDRVEEAYLLLDEMIERGERPDVWSYNTILACHCDHNEVNKALRLISRMDQDSCLPDRHTYNMVIKMLIRIGRFDRVTKVWESMEERGFYPSASTYAVMVHSFCKKKGKLEDACRYFEIMVDEGIPPYSSTCEMLRNRLIGLGFSEQTHILADKMERSTSCSIQELSNIMRGERGGARLRREGESSDDSDE from the coding sequence ATgactctttttttaaaaaggaacaACTTTTACGGAAAAGTGAAACGCATGTTCTTTTTCTGCACTGCTCATCACCGAAATAGGAAGTTTGGGAAAAGGAAGCAAATCGGGAAACCATCTGAACTCTGTAATGGTAAGCCTCCTGAATCATCAATGGTGATCGCATcactctcctcttcctcctcaatCACTCACCATCTCCTCCAATACCTCCGCTTCCATCTCTCTCATCCCCACAATCCCAAAccccattttctctctcatctctacCCAACCCACCACCACAATCCTAAACCCTTCTCCTCCCAACCCCTCTCTTCTCAACCACTAAACCCCAACCCTAACCCAGACCCACCTCCACAACTCGTCAACGACCTCTCCCGAACGCTAAGCGACTACCGAAACCCCCACCACGACCTCGAATCCGCCCTCACCCCATTCTCCCCCAACATCTCCACCAATTTGGTCGAACAAGTCCTCAAACGTTGTAAAAACCTCGGATTCTCAGCCCACAGGTTCTTCCTCTGGGCCCTCCGCCACCCGGGTTTCAAACCCACAAAAGAAACCCATCACATTCTCGTTAGCATCTTAGGAAGTAGCAAACAGTTCCCGTTGATATGGGATTTCCTTGCAGAGTGGAAGGACACTCAGTGTTGCGAAATCGAGCCGGAAATTTTCTGGGTTGTTTTCAGAGCGTACAGTAGAGCTAATTTACCTGCTGATGCGATTCGGGCTTTTGGTAAAATGGCGGATTTTGGTGTTGGGTTTGGCAATGATGATGTTGATAAGTTGTTGTATGAGCTTTGTAAAAGGAAGCATGTTAGGCATGCCCAGGGTTTCTTTGATAGAGTTAAGTCTGAGGTTGAGCCTAGTGCGAAAAGTTACAGTATTTTGATGCGAGGGTGGGGTGATATTGGTGAATCAGGTGAGGCACGTaaagtgtttgatgaaatgcttGAGAGCGGGTGTTGTGTGGATTTGCTTGCTTATAATAGCATGTTACAGTCTTTGTGCAAAGGAGGAAGTGTGGAAGAAGCTTATAAGCTGTTCCGCGAGATGGGGTCTAAAGGACTTGAACCGGATGCATTTACCTACTCGATTTTCATTCATGCTGCTTGTGATGCAAATGACATTCATTCGGCCTTTCGGGTTCTGGACAGAATGAAAAGATATGAGCTTGTGCCAAATGTGTACACTTACAATGCTATTATCAAAAGACTCTGTAAGAATGATAGGGTGGAAGAGGCTTACCTGCTACTAGATGAGATGATAGAGAGAGGTGAGAGACCAGATGTATGGAGTTACAATACCATCCTAGCTTGCCACTGCGATCATAATGAAGTCAACAAGGCTCTTAGGTTGATTTCAAGAATGGACCAAGATTCGTGTTTGCCCGACCGGCATACATATAATATGGTGATCAAAATGCTAATTAGGATAGGGAGGTTTGACAGAGTAACAAAGGTTTGGGAGAGCATGGAAGAGAGGGGATTTTATCCTTCAGCCTCCACATATGCTGTGATGGTCCACAGTTTTTGtaagaagaaaggaaaactagAGGATGCATGTAGATACTTTGAAATAATGGTTGATGAAGGAATACCACCATATTCTTCTACCTGTGAAATGTTGAGGAACCGACTgatagggttagggttttcagAGCAGACACACATACTTGCGGATAAGATGGAAAGAAGTACCTCTTGTTCCATACAAGAGCTGTCTAATATTATGAGAGGTGAGAGGGGCGGTGCAAGACTaagaagagaaggagaaagCTCGGACGACAGTGATGAGTAA